From the genome of Glycine max cultivar Williams 82 chromosome 2, Glycine_max_v4.0, whole genome shotgun sequence, one region includes:
- the LOC113000955 gene encoding uncharacterized protein, producing MVVPGKIFQSLFPKWYNPSATCAYHGGTPGHLTEQFFALKSKIQSLIEAWWLTFQEDGPNIKTNPLANHGGGAVNAIEVSRLHWPKLLEDVKTPRRFIYKALQKVGMIPCGGHREDSCLMHPGVPHDMETCSAIRDLLQWMIDQGRLEVGSENQEEQHVYMQSADVEGPKKPKPLVIYFTRNTAPQRPQHPSAVSGGRSIPFSYKNNHVVPWRYASLGGRMEEAIDISSLSAKVTNITRLSGITRSGRVFGPPSLPIQPANTKGKARMTEGQNVKVFPAPDEDVPTKDLSEGREGCGKKEVSLEEAGEFLRIIHPSEFKVIQQLNKTPARVSLLELLMSSKPHRALLVKVLNEAHVAQDIYVEGFGGIVNNIIANNYLTFAEEEIPTEGRGHNRALHASVKYMEHVMAKVLIDNGSSLNVMPKSTRQKVSGEIDLPVQIGPHTCQVTFHVMDINPTYSYLLGHPWIHSVGVVPSTLHQKLKFVVEGHLVIVSGEEDVLVSCPSSMPYVEAAEESLETAFQYFELLSIASIDSLSRQPRLSDSAMMVARVMLGHGYEP from the exons ATGGTGGTCCCAGGAAAGATCTTCCAGTCTTtgttcccaaagtggtataaccctAGTGCGACCTGCGCATACCATGGGGGGACCCCGGGGCACTTGACTGAACAGTTCTTCGCCTTGAAAAGCAAGATCCAAAGCTTGATAGAGGCCTGGTGGTTGACTTTTCAAGAGGACGGGCCCAACATAAAAACAAACCCtcttgccaatcatggagggggagcggttaatgccatCGAGGTGAGTAGGTTGCACTGGCCCAAGCTTTTGGAGGACGTAAAGACCCCCAGAAGGTTTATCTACAAGGCTTTGCAAAAGGTGGGCATGATTCCCTGCGGCGGGCACAGAGAAGACTCTTGCTTAATGCATCCGGGTGTACCCcatgacatggaaacatgttcgGCAATAAGGGATCTATTACAatggatgatagaccaaggccgGCTTGAGGTCGGCAGTGAGAACCAGGAGGAACAACATGTATACATGCAGTCGGCTGATGTAGAAGGACCTAAAAAGCCTAAACCCTTGGTAATATATTTCACCAGGAACACGGCTCCCCAAAGACCTCAACACCCCTCGGCAGTGTCGGGCGGTAGATCTATTCCATTTTCTTACAAGAACAACCACGTAGTTCCGTGGAGGTATGCTTCTCTGGGCGGTAGGATGGAAGAAGCTATCGATATCAGCTCACTATCAGCCAAAGTGACCAATATCACCAGGCTGAGTGgcataacccgcagtggtcgcgTGTTCGGACCCCCTAGCCTGCCGATACAGCCTGCAAACACTAAAGGGAAAGCTAGGATGACGGAAGGACAAAATGTCAAAGTGTTCCCCGCACCAGACGAGGATGTTCCAACGAAGGATCTTTCCGAGGGAAGAGAGGGTTGTGGCAAGAAAGAGGTATCACTCGAGGAGGCCGgcgagttcctccgcattatCCATCCAAGCGAGTTCAAAGTCATTCAacaactcaacaaaaccccaGCTAGAGTCTCCCTTCTAGAACTGCTCATGAGCTCTAAGCCTCATCGAGCTTTGCTGGTAAAGGTCTTGAATGAAGCTCACGTAGCCCAAGACATCTACGTAGAAGGCTTTGGGGGAATCGTCAATAACATCATAGCCAACAACTACCTCACTTTCGCTGAAGAGGAAATCCCTACCGAGGGGAGAGGACATAACCGAGCTTTACATGCGTCAGTCAAATACATGGAACACGTTATGGCCAAAGTACTCATCGACAATGGCTCAAGCCTGAAcgtgatgcccaaaagcac CCGCCAAAAGGTAAgcggagagatcgacctcccagtacagatagggCCTCATACCTGCCAGGTTACATTCCATGTGATGGATATCAACCCGACCTACAGCTATCTTTTGGGGCATCCATGGATCCACTCAGTTGGAGTCGTCCCCtccacactccaccaaaagttgaagttTGTAGTGGAAGGACATTTGGTCATAGTATCAGGTGAGGAAGATGTCCTGGTAAGTTGCCCTTCCTCTATGCCATAcgtggaagccgcagaggagtcattggaaacggctttccaatatTTTGAGTTACTAAGCATCGCCTCCATAGATTCCCTCTCTAGGCAGCCCCGCCTGTCCGATTCggcaatgatggtggcccgggtgatgCTGGGGCACGGCTACGAGCCCTGA